A single region of the Sorghum bicolor cultivar BTx623 chromosome 7, Sorghum_bicolor_NCBIv3, whole genome shotgun sequence genome encodes:
- the LOC8066124 gene encoding 30S ribosomal protein S21, chloroplastic — protein MAAAAAAAVAVSSSRPPLLLQSTSNATFVSFPRRTLPATTLALSAPSQLSLVPAANPKYHNAKVDAGDEDVEGEELLRRFNWQVSRAGVMEEIRRRRRHEDARDKRKRKARSAARRFRRRRFKGPYPFSDDQGAKEQATDDEENDNWELPAGELPSYR, from the exons atggccgccgccgccgccgccgccgtagccGTCTCGTCGTCGCGTCCGCCTCTCCTTCTCCAATCCACCTCCAACGCCACCTTCGTTTCCTTCCCGAGGCGGACGCTCCCCGCCACCACCCTCGCCCTCTCCGCCCCCTCCCAGCTGTCGCTGGTGCCGGCGGCCAACCCCAAGTACCACAACGCGAAGGTGGACGCGGGCGACGAGGACGTGGAAGGGGAGGAGCTCCTGCGGCGGTTCAACTGGCAGGTGTCCCGCGCGGGCGTCATGGAGGAGatcaggcggcggcggaggcacgAGGACGCTCGGGACAAGCGCAAGCGCAAGGCGCGATCGGCGGCGCGGAGGTTCCGCCGGAG GCGATTCAAGGGCCCATACCCTTTCAGTGATGATCAGGGGGCGAAGGAGCAGGCTACTGATGACGAGGAGAATGACAACTGGGAGCTccctgcaggagagttgccttCTTACAGGTAG